The sequence TCCCAAACCACCTGCCGTGTACAGCCACGTGTTTTTGCTGCCGGTGCGCTGTTCAATTTCCCAGGGTGAAATTATTTTTCCCAGCGCATCCCGGTCATATTCGTTTTCACCCTGGATGGCGGCTATTTCATCGTGATTAATTTTCACCAGTGAGCGTTTGCGATCTTTCTTTGTTTGCAGGATGACAAAGGACGGCTTATTCGCTCTGACAATCCCGGTCACGCTCTTGCCGGTGACGGTCTGAATTTTCACCAACGCTTGCGGCTGGGCCTGATCGTAGGAAATGGGAATTCGTTTGGCACATCCGGCAAAAAATGCCAATAATATGACGATGTTGCCCCAAATTGCTGTTTTTTTTGCCATTTTGCGTCTCTCCACAGTTGTTTTTAACAATCAAGGGCGCCGCATTCAGCCCCGGCTCTCCCTTAGTGATCGATTTTACATAATGAATTGATCGGAAATTTTCAAATTTTCCACGGAATTTTCATCTTGGGCGTCATCGTTTTTTTTTTCAGCGGAGTAATTTCCTTTTCTCCCGTCCCGCTCAAATCCGACATCATCCATTTCCAGCACTTTCAGCAGCTCAATCTGCGATTCCAACAGATGACGTAATCTTTTGGCAAACGAATCTTTTTGCGCCTTGACAACCATGAGTTCATTTTTCAGCTCAGCCAGTTGCTTGCGAGCTGTTTCGATTATTTTTTCCGCTTTGACTTCCGCTTCTTTGATGATCAAAGCGGCTTCGCGTTTGGAATTTTCGCGCGACTGATTCATGGTCTGCTGCGCATTGAGCAGAGATTCTTTGAAAGTTTTTTCCACTTCCTGATAATCGCGCAGTTGCGTTTTTAATTTTAACACATCGTCAGAAAGCG comes from Calditrichota bacterium and encodes:
- a CDS encoding DivIVA domain-containing protein, producing MKITPLDIKKQIFKKVMRGYDPIEVETFLEMVADEFEQLIRDKNSLSDDVLKLKTQLRDYQEVEKTFKESLLNAQQTMNQSRENSKREAALIIKEAEVKAEKIIETARKQLAELKNELMVVKAQKDSFAKRLRHLLESQIELLKVLEMDDVGFERDGRKGNYSAEKKNDDAQDENSVENLKISDQFIM